Proteins encoded together in one Xenopus laevis strain J_2021 chromosome 6L, Xenopus_laevis_v10.1, whole genome shotgun sequence window:
- the eomes.L gene encoding eomesodermin (The RefSeq protein has 1 frameshift compared to this genomic sequence): MVPGAWHSLLFTTSSASEKEENRSQRMQLGEQLLNSSTPNLPHTFYPLTGDPSSAVHSPSLEFSVGHKGQQHKKYSSGSSRGLQLDSPREAGSSSTMLSETGEGFSVAKTLPDNVRKGSPSAEEELNTAVPTSAPRYLDGSLQAASERYYLQPQGQQLQQTTTELGSPCSIFPYAPPQHSAVYPAGGAARYPPYGSMLPPAGFSPPVCPSRPQYSSGYQYSQAPGTMYSPYPPAGTGSGLSALGLPGGGAGVRAQVFLCNRPLWLKFHRHQTEMIITKQGRRMFPFLSFNITGLNPTAHYNVFVEVVLADPNHWRFQGGKWVTCGKADNNMQGNKVYVHPESPNTGAHWMRQEISFGKLKLTNNKGANNNSTQMIVLQSLHKYQPRLHIVEVSEDGVEDLNDSAKNQTFTFPENQFIAVTAYQNTDITQLKIDHNPFAKGFRDNYDSMYTASESDRLTPSPADSPRSHQIVPGTRYSVQPFFQDQFVNNLPPARYYSGERTVPQANGLLSPQTNEEVANVPPQRWFVTPVQQAAANKLDMGAYETDYSSGSLLTYGIKSLPIQTSHPMAYYPDAAFASMAGWGSRGSTYQRKMTTSLPWSSRSSPSGFSEDLLPKDKVKEEMSSSWVETPPSIKSLDSNDSGVYTGACKRRRLSPSTSSNENSPPIKCEDIGTEDYKDATKGLGYYSFYSSS, translated from the exons ATGGTGCCTG ACTCCCTATTATTTACTACAAGTTCTGCTTCAGAAAAAGAAGAGAATCGCAGTCAGAGGATGCAGCTGGGAGAGCAGCTACTGAACAGCTCCACTCCTAACCTGCCCCACACCTTCTACCCTCTGACAGGCGACCCCAGCAGTGCTGTCCATAGTCCCAGCTTGGAGTTTAGTGTGGGGCACAAGGGCCAACAGCACAAGAAatacagcagcggcagcagcaggGGGCTCCAGTTAGACAGTCCCAGAGAAGCTGGTTCCAGCAGCACAATGCTCAGCGAAACTGGAGAAGGTTTCTCGGTAGCCAAAACGTTACCGGACAACGTGCGCAAAGGCTCCCCATCCGCAGAGGAGGAACTGAACACCGCGGTACCAACTTCAGCTCCTCGCTACCTGGACGGCAGCCTACAGGCGGCATCTGAGCGCTACTACCTACAGCCCCAGGGCCAACAGCTGCAGCAAACTACCACAGAGCTCGGCTCCCCATGTTCCATCTTCCCTTATGCGCCTCCACAGCACAGCGCCGTGTATCCTGCAGGAGGCGCCGCCAGGTACCCACCATACGGCAGCATGTTGCCCCCAGCCGGCTTCTCCCCTCCTGTGTGCCCATCCCGGCCTCAGTACTCCTCAGGCTACCAGTACAGCCAGGCCCCAGGGACCATGTATAGCCCATACCCACCCGCAGGTACTGGCAGTGGACTCAGTGCGCTTGGGCTGCCAGGCGGCGGTGCGGGAGTTCGTGCCCAGGTCTTCCTCTGTAACCGGCCCCTCTGGCTGAAATTCCACCGGCACCAGACTGAGATGATCATCACCAAGCAGGGCAG GAGGATGTTCCCTTTCCTCAGTTTCAACATCACTGGCCTGAACCCCACGGCCCATTACAATGTGTTTGTAGAGGTGGTTCTGGCCGACCCCAACCACTGGCGCTTCCAAGGAGGCAAATGGGTGACTTGCGGCAAAGCGGACAACAATATGCAAG GGAATAAGGTTTATGTGCACCCAGAATCTCCCAACACTGGAGCGCACTGGATGCGCCAAGAAATCTCCTTTGGGAAACTCAAACTCACCAACAACAAAGGCGCTAATAACAACAGTACCCAG ATGATCGTGCTCCAGTCTCTGCACAAGTACCAGCCGCGTCTGCACATAGTGGAAGTGAGTGAGGATGGAGTGGAGGATCTGAACGACTCTGCTAAAAACCAGACCTTTACCTTCCCGGAGAACCAGTTCATCGCAGTGACCGCCTACCAGAACACCGAT ATTACTCAGCTGAAGATTGACCACAACCCATTCGCAAAAGGGTTCAGGGATAATTATGATTC CATGTACACAGCATCAGAAAGTGACAGATTAACGCCATCTCCTGCGGATTCTCCTAGATCTCACCAGATAGTCCCTGGGACCCGATACAGTGTGCAGCCTTTCTTCCAGGACCAGTTTGTCAACAACCTGCCCCCTGCCAGATACTACAGTGGGGAGAGGACTGTCCCCCAAGCAAATGGTCTCCTGTCCCCACAGACTAATGAAGAAGTGGCAAATGTTCCTCCACAGAGGTGGTTTGTGACCCCCGTGCAACAAGCTGCTGCAAATAAACTGGACATGGGGGCCTACGAAACAGACTACTCCTCAGGTTCCCTCCTCACCTATGGCATTAAGTCTCTGCCCATCCAAACCTCCCACCCAATGGCCTACTACCCAGATGCAGCTTTTGCCTCCATGGCAGGCTGGGGAAGCAGAGGTTCTACCTATCAGAGGAAAATGACAACAAGTTTACCTTGGTCCTCAAGGTCAAGTCCTTCAGGTTTCTCAGAAGATCTCCTACCTAAGGACAAGGTCAAGGAAGAGATGAGCTCTTCCTGGGTAGAAACCCCTCCCTCCATTAAATCACTAGACTCTAATGATTCAGGGGTGTATACGGGTGCATGTAAGAGAAGGAGGCTCTCCCCTAGCACCTCAAGCAATGAAAACTCCCCTCCTATAAAATGTGAAGACATTGGCACTGAGGACTATAAAGATGCCACTAAGGGACTTGGGTATTACTCTTTCTACTCTAGTTCTTAA
- the eomes.L gene encoding eomesodermin isoform X1, translating into MQLGEQLLNSSTPNLPHTFYPLTGDPSSAVHSPSLEFSVGHKGQQHKKYSSGSSRGLQLDSPREAGSSSTMLSETGEGFSVAKTLPDNVRKGSPSAEEELNTAVPTSAPRYLDGSLQAASERYYLQPQGQQLQQTTTELGSPCSIFPYAPPQHSAVYPAGGAARYPPYGSMLPPAGFSPPVCPSRPQYSSGYQYSQAPGTMYSPYPPAGTGSGLSALGLPGGGAGVRAQVFLCNRPLWLKFHRHQTEMIITKQGRRMFPFLSFNITGLNPTAHYNVFVEVVLADPNHWRFQGGKWVTCGKADNNMQGNKVYVHPESPNTGAHWMRQEISFGKLKLTNNKGANNNSTQMIVLQSLHKYQPRLHIVEVSEDGVEDLNDSAKNQTFTFPENQFIAVTAYQNTDITQLKIDHNPFAKGFRDNYDSSHQIVPGTRYSVQPFFQDQFVNNLPPARYYSGERTVPQANGLLSPQTNEEVANVPPQRWFVTPVQQAAANKLDMGAYETDYSSGSLLTYGIKSLPIQTSHPMAYYPDAAFASMAGWGSRGSTYQRKMTTSLPWSSRSSPSGFSEDLLPKDKVKEEMSSSWVETPPSIKSLDSNDSGVYTGACKRRRLSPSTSSNENSPPIKCEDIGTEDYKDATKGLGYYSFYSSS; encoded by the exons ATGCAGCTGGGAGAGCAGCTACTGAACAGCTCCACTCCTAACCTGCCCCACACCTTCTACCCTCTGACAGGCGACCCCAGCAGTGCTGTCCATAGTCCCAGCTTGGAGTTTAGTGTGGGGCACAAGGGCCAACAGCACAAGAAatacagcagcggcagcagcaggGGGCTCCAGTTAGACAGTCCCAGAGAAGCTGGTTCCAGCAGCACAATGCTCAGCGAAACTGGAGAAGGTTTCTCGGTAGCCAAAACGTTACCGGACAACGTGCGCAAAGGCTCCCCATCCGCAGAGGAGGAACTGAACACCGCGGTACCAACTTCAGCTCCTCGCTACCTGGACGGCAGCCTACAGGCGGCATCTGAGCGCTACTACCTACAGCCCCAGGGCCAACAGCTGCAGCAAACTACCACAGAGCTCGGCTCCCCATGTTCCATCTTCCCTTATGCGCCTCCACAGCACAGCGCCGTGTATCCTGCAGGAGGCGCCGCCAGGTACCCACCATACGGCAGCATGTTGCCCCCAGCCGGCTTCTCCCCTCCTGTGTGCCCATCCCGGCCTCAGTACTCCTCAGGCTACCAGTACAGCCAGGCCCCAGGGACCATGTATAGCCCATACCCACCCGCAGGTACTGGCAGTGGACTCAGTGCGCTTGGGCTGCCAGGCGGCGGTGCGGGAGTTCGTGCCCAGGTCTTCCTCTGTAACCGGCCCCTCTGGCTGAAATTCCACCGGCACCAGACTGAGATGATCATCACCAAGCAGGGCAG GAGGATGTTCCCTTTCCTCAGTTTCAACATCACTGGCCTGAACCCCACGGCCCATTACAATGTGTTTGTAGAGGTGGTTCTGGCCGACCCCAACCACTGGCGCTTCCAAGGAGGCAAATGGGTGACTTGCGGCAAAGCGGACAACAATATGCAAG GGAATAAGGTTTATGTGCACCCAGAATCTCCCAACACTGGAGCGCACTGGATGCGCCAAGAAATCTCCTTTGGGAAACTCAAACTCACCAACAACAAAGGCGCTAATAACAACAGTACCCAG ATGATCGTGCTCCAGTCTCTGCACAAGTACCAGCCGCGTCTGCACATAGTGGAAGTGAGTGAGGATGGAGTGGAGGATCTGAACGACTCTGCTAAAAACCAGACCTTTACCTTCCCGGAGAACCAGTTCATCGCAGTGACCGCCTACCAGAACACCGAT ATTACTCAGCTGAAGATTGACCACAACCCATTCGCAAAAGGGTTCAGGGATAATTATGATTC ATCTCACCAGATAGTCCCTGGGACCCGATACAGTGTGCAGCCTTTCTTCCAGGACCAGTTTGTCAACAACCTGCCCCCTGCCAGATACTACAGTGGGGAGAGGACTGTCCCCCAAGCAAATGGTCTCCTGTCCCCACAGACTAATGAAGAAGTGGCAAATGTTCCTCCACAGAGGTGGTTTGTGACCCCCGTGCAACAAGCTGCTGCAAATAAACTGGACATGGGGGCCTACGAAACAGACTACTCCTCAGGTTCCCTCCTCACCTATGGCATTAAGTCTCTGCCCATCCAAACCTCCCACCCAATGGCCTACTACCCAGATGCAGCTTTTGCCTCCATGGCAGGCTGGGGAAGCAGAGGTTCTACCTATCAGAGGAAAATGACAACAAGTTTACCTTGGTCCTCAAGGTCAAGTCCTTCAGGTTTCTCAGAAGATCTCCTACCTAAGGACAAGGTCAAGGAAGAGATGAGCTCTTCCTGGGTAGAAACCCCTCCCTCCATTAAATCACTAGACTCTAATGATTCAGGGGTGTATACGGGTGCATGTAAGAGAAGGAGGCTCTCCCCTAGCACCTCAAGCAATGAAAACTCCCCTCCTATAAAATGTGAAGACATTGGCACTGAGGACTATAAAGATGCCACTAAGGGACTTGGGTATTACTCTTTCTACTCTAGTTCTTAA